From the genome of Phoenix dactylifera cultivar Barhee BC4 chromosome 5, palm_55x_up_171113_PBpolish2nd_filt_p, whole genome shotgun sequence:
CACATCTCCACCTCCCCTCCCCTGCTGCAGAACACCTGCCTCCCGTGGCTCTCGATTCGGCATCCGCTCCCTTCCTTCCTCCCTGTCGCCGCCTTCCTCGCGTCGCCGAGGCAAACCCATGGCTCCTCCGCGCTAAGTTTCCTCATATCCGCCATGAACACCTCACCGGAGTTTACTCCGACCTTGAACAATGACGAGAGGCTGTCGGAAACCGTGATGTCGGCGAAGCAGTCGGCACTCTCTTTGAGATCCCACACGGCCTCGCCGGACCTTACGTCCCACAACCTGATGTTGCCCAATAAACCCGAGGGGCCGCCGTGGGATCCGGCGGCCATCAGGAGGTTGAATCCGTGGATCCAGCTCAGTTTCGTGGCTGGAATGGCGGAGTCGAGCTCAGCGCCGTAGATCTCCCGGCGGCCGATCTCGGCAACGGGCTCGAAGGTGTTGCGATCGAAGGCGAGGATCGCGCTGGCGTTCCTCCGGCAGGACTCGAAGCTGCCGAAGAGGAGATCGGGGGAGGCGCCGATGGCCTGGACGGTGGCGCCGgcggcagaggaggaggaggaggtagtGGCGGTGGCGGGGAGGGGGGACCAGTGGAGGGCGTGGGCGACGGAGCCGGCGCGGGCGAGGTCGAGGAGGTGGAGGCCGGGGAAGTCGGTGGcgccggcggcggcgagggagggggagagggcgaGGAGGGAGTCGACGGCGGGGAAGCGGGTGAGGACGGTGGCGCGGCGGCGGAGGGCGGGGTCGAAGGCGGTGATCTTGCTTCCGTGGGCGACGAGGAGGGAGCCGGAGGGGGCGGCGGAGAGGGCGGAGGGGGGGTCGCGGCCGGGGAGGGGGAGGGCGAGGGAGCGGCGGAGGGCGAAGGGGTCGAAGAGGGAAGGATCAGAGAGCGGGGAGAGGAGGAGGTCGGCGTCGAGGCCGTAGAAGCGGGCCTCGGCGAGGAGGTCGTCGAGGTCaaaggcggcggaggaggaagggaggcgGCCGGTGCGGAGGAGAGAtaagaggagggagaagagctGGGGGTCGCGGTCGATGAAGGGGATCTCggaaggagaggaggaagagcaggggagggaggagaggagggatttggggcCGGCGAGGGAGAGGGTTTGGGGGGTGGTCTGGAAGAGCTGCCCGCCGACGTTAAGGGTCACGATGCTGGGCTCCGGCCGCTTCGGGTTAAGCCCGGCCGAGGAGGGCAACCTGCCCGAAAACGGAGGCATCCTTCTCTCTCGCCGTGTCTCTCCGAAACGCTAACGTTACGGTGGCCGGAGAAATTAGCGTTGCTTTTTGGCTGCGAGGAAATGGAGGCGATATCGAAGGAGATGGTGAGGTTATGGAGAACCGGGTATAAAAGGGCCAACTGTTTCTGGTCAAGGATGGCGGGCTCGAGGGTTGGTTGACCGAGAGGCCGGAATCATGGAAGACTTCTTCAGAGTTTTTATACGGCTAGGCATCTTTCGCACGAGATCAGACGGCAGGGCGCGTCACTACTCCGGAGGAGGGGAGCCGTGGGGTTCTAGAAACAGAAGCTACGAATCCAACAAAACACTGGGTGCCGTTGTAATTGAGCGAGGACGGCAGGGGCGGAGTAGTGGTGTGAATAGCGTTTGACTCTGACGAAGGATGaacgggtggttctatatacaccccccctattgctcaggacaccccccaaaaattaaaaaaaaattaaatactctctacaccccccccatttgctaaggacacccctaaaaaattaaaaattcctaaattaccccccaccctccccaccccctcacctaaattgctctctacaccccccaaacccccaccccaccccgctcttcccctccaaaacacctcgccaacgcccaaaaccccccgttctcccttctccctctcgtcgccggcattctcccgatctccgaccacctcgccggcttctcccggaaccacctcgccggcttctcccgaaatttttttttttcacggttcgtgctccgttcggcactggatcgccgaacaaaaggcttctgttcggctgaacagtgccggacagaagccttctgttcggcactgtgcagccgaacagatctgttcggttgagggttgccgaacagaaggcttctgttcggcactgttcagccgaacagaagccttttgttcggcgatccagtgccgaacggagcacgaaccgtgaaaaaaaaaaatttcgggagaagccggcgaggtggttccgggagaagccggcgaggtggtcggagatcgggagaatgccggcgacgagagggagaagggggaacgggggaggaggggtttaaggggggtttgaggagtgtttttttttttcttttcaaaacgaaacggaggaggaggaaggggggtgtatgagaaaatttcaagggcaatatggtaattacactaaaggttagtttgggttttttttttttggtttttgggggggtgtcctgagcaatagggggggtgtatatagaactacccaggATGAACGGGGTTGAAAGGGGATCATTTGAAAAAGATGACGAAATTTTTGACCGTACTCATCCTCTATtcatcatttgaaattttaagaaagatgGATGAAAAACGAAAAAAATCCATCACTTCTAACCTACTAATTTGCGTTCTTTCAAATTAGAAGGATGCATGAAGAATATAAGAGATAGATTTCTATATTACTAAAAATTAACAAAATCTGAAcactacttttattttttttatttatattaactATTTATTAGTTAACTATTtacataaaaattaattaactatttaaattaaattataaatcaaTTACTTATTTATGTAAttgatatattaaaaaaataacgcgtatataattaatttatacaattatttatttaattaattttaattaaaattaaatattcatataattttttatataattataattacAATGATTATAAGTTTATATATTGCTCTATTTTTTTAGTCTTTTTACACCAAACAGAGAAGAAAATCATTTCCATCTATTCTTTCTCCAATCCATCTTTCTTATCAGACAGAGGGCTATTAAAGGGAGAGCAGGCCATAGAGGAAAGGAGAAACATTTTGTGGCACCAGAGTAGAGGCTCGGCTACAAATTGGTTTGGTTCGGTCGATGAGTGTTTTCTATCAACTTGTTTCCATCTCCTCATGGATATGTGCTTCTCATAATTGAGTTTATTTGCTCAATAGTTCATATATTCATTATATTCAATTATCTTGTAAGATATTTGGCAAATGTCTACTATATTTATCTCGAAGGGAATGTTGCTGCTGATTGATTGGTATTAAAGCTATATATCAGGATAGAATTTTATGTGGTTCAAAAATTAGGGCAAGAATGCTGGCTTTTGGCCAcctgtttaaaaaaaattaggcattcaaaaaaaatcatgatttattttatcattaataaattTATGATGAGATTCACGGTTAATCTGTTTTAAGCAAACTTGTGTTTGGTATAAATAAATTTGTGTCATAAATGGATCAACTTTTCTAGATCTTTTTATTTTCTGGGTCGAGTTCAATTTTAGACCTTTAACTTGCTTTGACCAATTTAATAGTTGGATCAAGTTATTACTAGACTTGTTTATTCCAtttaaaatctatttaactAGTTTAAAATGTACTTACCTCATTTTTATCCCATTTAACATGACCTGCTTAAATTGTTTACTCAATTTAAACCTACTTAACCTCTTTAATTTGCTTAGCCTGAATGAGTCTATTTAGTAAATAGGTTATACACGTCAAGTCAGATTATCGGTTAGTAAATAGATCAGTTTTAGATCTAGATTTttgatttattaaataaataaatcaaaatcaaggtaacaaatttttaactcaatttGTATCGATCTCAGATCCAACTCGATTGCCATCCCTAGTCGAGCCATGATTAAGAGCTTAGGCTTGGCTTTCACCTGAAAAAAGGAGCTTAGTTTGAATGATTTTGTGCGGTAGGGACTTGGCTAGGGATGAGCAAATGCAAGAATAGCTTTTAAAATAAATGTTTCCTAAACAAATGACATTATCATTTCATCATTAAAATATGCGATGATGCCGCAAATAATGGTTGTATAACCACCACTATTTTATTCTAAAAGGAACAATTAAAATTTGGCCATAcgtgatatatttttttttgataatttggATTATTCATACCCAACGAGGCCGAAAATAAACTGATACGAAATATCAAAGAAGAACAATTTGAGTTAGACCATAAAATTCCATTAGAATGTTCCGCAAGAAAGGATATCATACATAATATGTATGGCATGATTCAATTTGCAATCACAATCGTCCATATATTGCATAATTATTGTGAAACATCAGGTCCATATATTACAGGGGGCATTGTTCTATGTACAGCATGGGTCTCAATGCATCATAGCAGTCCTGCGATACACAGGTTATCTAATTGCAATGGTGAAATCTGACGGTTACGTTCAATCCCCAATTTTAGGGGGATCTGGACTTATGTCCTGAAGAGCCAGTGGCCTCATGGGAAATCATACTAATTTGAATCATCAAGGAAAACTTCTTGTTTCATCAGAGGTATTTTCCTCCGGCAAGCGAAATATTGTTGGTATAATGGTCGAAACCAGTCTAGCTAAGATTTCATTACGAATTGATGAACGAATAATTGGTCTTCTTTCACAATGACGTCCGTTGGATCATATATCTCAATGCAATTGATCCCATCACCCATATGCTGCACAAATCTCGAAGCGATTATTGTGGATCCAACTCTGGATACGTGTGAAGAAAGGTAAACTCTTTTTTCGCACAAAAGATACAACCTGAGCCAGTAACATTGGTTCATCACGGACTAAACTTTGAATTTGTGTCCTCATCTTTTCACtggaatttatttatttatttttatatttccaTCATGTATAATTTGCCCGCTGCACGTGAACAATGTGAAAGCCACcaaccaaaattttcaaaagataACGTGAAGGTCAAAGGAGGACCTAAGGCCCTGGTCAAATAATTTGACTCTCATAGCTATCTTTATATTATaccgagagagaaaaaaaaaaaaaaaaaaacatgtctcACGGTAAAGCATCCCTGGAGGACGCCTCTAAATTCCTCCAAATTGAACTGAAAAACTATGTGGAAGAATCcaccaatatgtaaatgctGCAACACCTCAAAATTTAAACCAATTTCAACCAACATCACCCATGACAGCTACCACACGGTCCCCACTAACAGCACCGTCCCTCTTCTACAATTCGTACTTCACTTTCCACCACCACATGATGATGTGATTCTAATGGATTCAACACGATACATTaatgattttatcatattaTGGCAAgacatattagaatatgatgccGCCGAATTCGAGCCAAGATAGGAGCATAGCTCGGACGACCTTGAGATTGGCTAGAGGTAAGTGAGCAGGCCGGTCGATGCGCCGGGGGCTGGTCTTCTCTGCTGGTGGCCTGCAAGAAGCCTGCTTGCCGGAAATTTTCGGCAAGGGACCCTCCAATGTTTAAGTCATAATAGCGAGACAACAACGCAGAAGGAAAAGAATTTCAGCAGAGTATCGTCTCTATGAGTAATATTGCATGTGTACATGAAGCCTCCTAGGCTACCCCTTTATATAGGGGagcttattttatcatttttaggCCTGGCATGGTGTGCAATGATGGCCAGATAATGACTAGTAGCATGGTCAAGACGTAGGTACCAGTCCATGTGGGCAGCAGGCAGCGCTAGttggtaggggtggcaatcgagtCGGGTCGGATATAAACGGATCGGGTCACATataggtcgggtcagaaaatcataaacctgaacccgacctgtttattaaacaggtcagaaattgcaacctgaacctgacctgtttaataaacaggtaacccgatccgactcgtttaacctgtttaataaataggtcacctgtttgcccaacccaacccgacccgtttaacctgtttagtctAACCCAtgctgacccgacctgtttaacctgtttatctaacccgacccgacctgtttaacctatttgCCTAAAGCTTTCGGTAATTAAGAaaataagttaaaaaaaatggtTGCTCGGCGATCACTAAAGCTGAAAAAGGGGCTAATTAACACCCACAAAGCTGCAGATATGctcattcatataataacagAATATAATTTTAGTAATTGCAATCTAATGGTTTTCTAGttgcaaaaataataaaatatgtgaGTCCAAAATGTGATCACAATTCACAGGACAGGAGTAAGGCAAAAGCCACAGAGCCACCCAATGTCGGAAGCACTGGAGTCTGGAACATACACAAGCTACCCACGAGTCAAATCAATATCAATGTGGGTGCTCCGTGCTCCTCATTTCCATTTCCAAAACAAAGTAGTTAGCGTCTTGGTCATAGAAGCTGCTTTGGAAAACAGGGCACTTCTCACTTCTCAGactgctttatattctttcttCTAAGACCCTTTCCATATGCAGTagtaaac
Proteins encoded in this window:
- the LOC103710355 gene encoding BTB/POZ domain-containing protein At5g41330-like, with the protein product MPPFSGRLPSSAGLNPKRPEPSIVTLNVGGQLFQTTPQTLSLAGPKSLLSSLPCSSSSPSEIPFIDRDPQLFSLLLSLLRTGRLPSSSAAFDLDDLLAEARFYGLDADLLLSPLSDPSLFDPFALRRSLALPLPGRDPPSALSAAPSGSLLVAHGSKITAFDPALRRRATVLTRFPAVDSLLALSPSLAAAGATDFPGLHLLDLARAGSVAHALHWSPLPATATTSSSSSAAGATVQAIGASPDLLFGSFESCRRNASAILAFDRNTFEPVAEIGRREIYGAELDSAIPATKLSWIHGFNLLMAAGSHGGPSGLLGNIRLWDVRSGEAVWDLKESADCFADITVSDSLSSLFKVGVNSGEVFMADMRKLSAEEPWVCLGDARKAATGRKEGSGCRIESHGRQVFCSRGGEVEMWTEVLMGPSTRSREDGLNGERIMRRNMMGRAKDGGAKKITLLGFGGSRMVVARKDEQCVEVWESSAWS